One Microtus pennsylvanicus isolate mMicPen1 chromosome 10, mMicPen1.hap1, whole genome shotgun sequence genomic window, CCTTCTTTTGTTTAGCAACACAGAAGGGCAGGCCTTTAAGAGAACAATAGAAATTCCATTCTAAACAAATTTTAGGTGACAACTTCTGAAGCTATGTTCTAAGGGGAAGTGACTTTCAAATTTAACTACGCcgtgtctgtgtcttttgccTACTTCCCTCCAGTACCTACCGTCTACCTCGCCAGGAAATCTGTTCCACGCTTCACACATAGACTTCACGTTACACCGTTTCCTGATTGTGTCTATCTTTGACAGCTAGATGGACAGCTGTTCCTGCTAACTCTGTATCTACCCAGATGCAGAGCCATTATCACTTTTTCCCACGTGTCACCTGCTCAAAGCACTGGACGCTAATGTATTCGGACTGATTGACTCAAGCGACTTAAACCTGTCATTTCTGTCTGGAAGATGATGAGAAGAAACCACACAGTGGTGAGCGAATTTGTTTTCCAAGGTTTCTCCAGCTTCCAGGAATTTAAGCTTACTCTCTTTACGATATTTCTGACCTTGTACCTGCTAACCCTGACTGGCAATGTCATTATTGTGATAATTATCAGCATTGATCGTCACCTTCATActcccatgtacttttttcttAGTATGCTTTCTACTTCAGAGACAGTGTACACACTGGTTATTGTGCCACGGATGCTTTCCAGCCTTGTAGGTTCAAGCCAATCCATTTCTTTGGCTGGCTGTGCTACCCAGATGTTCTTTTTCATTACTTTGGCCATTAACAACTGTTTTCTGCTCACAGCAATGGGATATGACCGCTACGTAGCCATCTGCAATCCCTTGAGGTACACAGTCATCATGAATAAGGGGGTATGTGCCCAGCTAGTATGGGGGTCCTGCAGCATTGGGCTGCTTGTGGCCATAATTCAAATAGCATCTGTGTTCAGGGCACCTTTCTGTGACAAAGAGGTAGCTCACTATTTCTGTGACATCCGCCCTGTTATGAAACTGTCTTGTGCTGATACTACTCTACATGACATAGTGAACTTTATCATCAGCTCACTGGTTATTGTGGTGCCCATGGGCTTGGTTTTCATCTCGTACGTtctcatcatctccaccatcctCAAGATTGCCTCTgctgagggaaggaggaaggcctTTGCAACTTGTGCCTCCCACCTCACTGTGGTCATCATCCACTACGGCTGTGCCTCTATTGCCTACCTCAAGCCCAAATCAGAGAACACCAGAGATCAAGACCAGCTGATCTCAGTAACTTATACTGTTTTTACTCCTCTGCTCAACCCTGTGGTATATACCTTGAGAAACAAAGAAGTCAAGGACGCCATTTACCGTGCTATTAGGAAAAAAACTCTTGCCTAGGATACTTGGAATTCCCcttatctgtctctgttttcagTTAACCATGGTCAATTCTGatctgaaaatataaagaaaatattcctaaTACAAACAACTCTTCAGTTTTAAATTATCTACCATTATAAGTAATATGATGAAATCTAGTATAGCTCTGACCCATCCTGTTTGAACTATGAATCATCCCTTCATTCTGTTCTAGATGCCATCTACTCATGCTATATAATATCAGTGTCTTGAGAACAAAACTCAGATAACAGTCACATGCCCATGCCATTTTATTACAAACTATTGTTATAATTGTTCTGTTGTGTTGCTAGCATTtgtcttttcatgtgtgtttgtgtgcacaattcatgtgtatctatgcatatttgaatgtatgtgggtatatgtggggtgtgttcatatacgtatatatgtatgtacatacaaagTTCTACTTTTGATACTGGGAATCTTCCTTGATAGCTCTTCTACCCTATTCTCTAAGTTGGGGTTTCTCAATCAAGCTCAGAGCTTATAGATATGGTTAGTCTCTTTAACAGGCTTTGCTTTGAGGAGTCCCTGTGGCCACCACCTGAAGATGGAATTGCAGGAAAGTTGCCCTCTCCATCTGGCATTTACAAGGGCTGTGGAGGCTGGAATTCCAGTCTTCACACTTGCGTGACAAGTGCTCGATCCAAAGAGCCATTTCCACATCATTAGCTTTTGTGATAATCTCTTGGTCTGCTTAATTTGTAGATTAAACTTTATCATAGACATGTATAAGTGAGAGAAACAGTATATATAAGGTTGAGTGCTTATGTACCTCAATTTTTGGCACCCATGGGGGCAGGGCTTAAAACATATCCCTCATGGATAAAGGAGAGATACCATATAGCCATTCACagtctaaatttttttctttgtcaattgagaaatatttttcataatatatAATCCGATCACACTTTCCCTTCTCACAACTCCTCCCAGATAATCCCCACTTCCTCACCCATCCAACTCCCCCAACTACcacaacaaaactaaaacaacaaataaaaaacaagaaacatgcacacacacacacagcccccacagaaacacaagcactaaaacaaaaatattcaagtAAAAGGTCTGGCTAATTTTGAAagctcaaaaataatttttttcggTCATTCCACCTATACTCAGAAGAAATTGCAAAATTTGATGGTGAGTCTACATTAAAGAATTACACGAATGTACTAAAGTttgattcttctttttattttatatttattttcttttaattaaaacttaaattctCTCCACGGTGTGAGAGACCGAACTCTGCACCTTGCACATGtgaggcaaatgttctaccattCAGCTCCACTCCCACCTTCttgcttttatcatttttctgCTATAGCTTTTACGGTCTCCCAGGTTGCCATCAGAGCAATGACCAGATGCAGCTCATGAGCTGGGAATTGAGGAGGCATCGTAATCCAGGGTGGAGTTCATTATTACCAGTTCATTGATGGCAGAAAAGTGGGTTGTGCGGTGCCTATATGAATGCTGTGTTGAAAAATCACCATGAACGTCAGGCACATACTGAGTTCTAGAGCTGCACAGAGGGCATAGCTGAGGTCCAGGTGGGCTAGAAACCATCTGAGCTCCCTCTTCTCCTTAGACCACTTTCTTCTTTGGGCAGTGATGAAAGCTATAGACTCTGACTGCCCCTCAGGAACACTATCATATATAAACATTCTCACCTGCCTTGGAGACCTGTGCAGTTTTTCTCCAATTTTTTGAGACTCACACTAAAAGCAGTCCCTCCATGAACCTGGAGCACCAGTATGGTCAATGTTATTAGCCGCATTCAGTTCAAAACTTCACCATACTTTCTGTGGAGTAACACAAGGATGTCTGAAGAAAGATGCTTTTGAAATCAAATACATTAATTCTATGTGTTAACTAATTCCTGATGTTGCTCAAATggaaattagcccataattttcaTTCTTGTCTATGGAAAATATGACCTGATACTTGTGTTTTGTCTTTGCCTTCTTTGTTGCTACActgatgatttttcttttcttttcttctttttt contains:
- the LOC142858376 gene encoding olfactory receptor 10J1-like codes for the protein MMRRNHTVVSEFVFQGFSSFQEFKLTLFTIFLTLYLLTLTGNVIIVIIISIDRHLHTPMYFFLSMLSTSETVYTLVIVPRMLSSLVGSSQSISLAGCATQMFFFITLAINNCFLLTAMGYDRYVAICNPLRYTVIMNKGVCAQLVWGSCSIGLLVAIIQIASVFRAPFCDKEVAHYFCDIRPVMKLSCADTTLHDIVNFIISSLVIVVPMGLVFISYVLIISTILKIASAEGRRKAFATCASHLTVVIIHYGCASIAYLKPKSENTRDQDQLISVTYTVFTPLLNPVVYTLRNKEVKDAIYRAIRKKTLA